The Methylosinus trichosporium OB3b genome includes the window GGACGCAACGGAATCGAGCCGATTCACGTCGTGACGCACAAATTTCCAGACGAGCTCTTTGCTCTCATTAGCGGATCGGATCCCAAAGTTCTAGATAATCCGGTCCTGTCCCGTTGGTGGGAGACGCGAGCGCCGATCGCGATCAACTTCGAGGATTGCAGCGGTTCATGGCCGCAAGTGATGGCGGAGCGGGCGATAAAGTTCGACGCTCGCAATCTGCTCGGGCACGGGCAGGTCGACATCGGCGGCGCGTTCGTCACCTACTTCAGCTTTCATCGCATCCCACAGCGGCTCGATCGTAAGCAGACTCTCTTGCTCGCTCGCATCGTTCCAAATCTCTACGCCGCTTTCGCGCGCGCGCATCCATCCTTCGAATCCGCGGCGACCGTCAAAAGGCTGAACGACGGTCGGGGCGCCGAGCTGACCCCGCGCCAGATCGAGATTCTCGAATGGCTACGGCAGGGAAAGACGAACTGGGAAATCAGCGTGATATTGGGAATGTCGGTCGACAACGTCAAATATCACGTCAAGCAGATCACGCGTAAGCTCCAGGTTGCGAACCGCACGCAGGCTGTGGCCGAGGCGGCCTCGCGATCGGTCATCTGACAATCGGAGCTGGCGGCGTCGCCTCCTGCTCCTCCAGCATATTTTTAGATCGATCGCTCGAGAGCCGGCGAGGCCTCTGGCGGCCGCGTGGCTTCGGACGAGGAGGCCGATGCGATTCGCGCCTTACCCTTGCGGGTAGTTGGCGCACTGCAGCACGAACGCTATAGCAAATGCGAATTTAGAATGGCGATCTGGACAGATACATAGGAATATTGACATGATAAACAATGATCTCGCGCTCTATTGCGCTGCAGGATAAAGCGCCGGCCAGCGAGGGCGTCGGCTGCTCCGCCCGCGCTTCCTCTCCGGCCACTTCGAACAGCCGCTGAACGATTTTATCTGACTCCACTACCGGTTTGGTCCTGCGAGCGGGCCGAAACGACTGGTTTTCTGCGCGCCAAATCGAGGCGCTGTTCGGAGTTTGGGAAGGAATTCGCAACATGAGACTTGTCGCTTTCAGCGAGGAGCTGCCCGGCGCACCGGTCACAAATTCGGAACTGGCGGCGAGCTTTGGTCTGCACGAGCAATGGCTCGACCAGATGACGGGCAACAGGAGCCGCCATTTCTGCCGGCTCGACGCGGCGCCCGGCGCGCCGCGCAGCGCCGGCGATCTCGCTACAGCCGCGGGCGCCAAGGCTCTGTCCGCCGCTGGCGTCGCCGCCGAGGAGCTCGAGTTCCTGATCCTCACCACGGCTTCGCCCGATCATCTGATGCCGGCGACCGTCAATCTTGTCGCCGATCGTCTCGGCGTGGATGGCGTGCCGACGCTGCAGATCACATCGGGCTGCGCCGGCGCTCTGCAGGGACTGTTCGTGGCGCGCGCGCTTCTCGCCGGCGGTCTGCGACGCGGCCTCGTCATCGGCGCCGACACCTGCTTGAAGCTGTGGCCGTCCAAACGCGATCTCAAACAAATGAAACCGGCCGAAATGGTCAATTTCGCGCTTTTCGGCGACGGCGCCGGCGCGGCGGTGGTCGAAGCGGGCGCGAATGGTCCGGGCCTTTTCGTCGAGCATCTTTTTCTGCGCACGGTCGGGCGCGGACGCAAGCCCGCGCAGATCGTGCGCTGGTTCGGCGCCGACGGCGCGCAGCCTTCGGAGCCGATGGGCGAAGAGGATTACAAAGCGATCGAACGCCATGTCCCAGAGATGGCTGCGGCGATCCTCGCCGAACTGGTGAGCGCGACAGGCTGGCCGCTCGCCGAGGTTGACTATGTGCTCACCCCGCAGCTCAACGGCGTCATGACCGAGAAAATCCGCGCCGGGCTCGGCGTGCGGCCGGAGCAGGCGGTGTCCTGCGTCGCCGAGACCGGCAACAACGGCAATGCGCTTCCCTTCATTCAGATGCGGCGCCTGGCGGACCGGATCGAGACCGGATTCGGCGATGGAGCACGAGTCTTCGTCGCAACGGTCGAGTCCTCCAAATGGATTATGTCGGGCATGGCGCTGCGCTACGCTCAGGAGATTCGCCATGCAGCTTGACGCCGTCGCGCAGACGAAAGCGGCGCGCACAAATCCGCTTGCCGAGCTGCGTGCGCTCAAGCGCGCAGGAGTCGGCGAAGCGGCGGGGCGTATTCGCGAGCTGCTCACAGAGCTCGAGGACGCTCTCGATCTCGACGCCGCAGGGGCGCTGCTCTCGGGCGAGGCCGAGCGCGCCGCGCTCGCCGCAGCCGAAGGATTTCGCACCCAGCGCATCGCGCTGCTCGGCAGCTCGACGCTCGACACGGTCCCCAATCTTCTCACCGCTCTGCTGGCGAGAGCCGGCGTGGCGCCGACGATTCGCTCCGCCGGCTTCAATCAATGGCGTTTCGAGATCATGGCGGGCGCGCCCAATTTGAAGGACTTGGCGCCGCGCCTCGTCGCCTGCCTGCTCGACGATCAGGCGGTGTTCGAGGAGATCGCCGATCCGCTCGATCTCGCGGCCGTCGAAGCACGCTGCAAGGCGTTTCCCGCCGAGCTCGGCCGATGGATCGACGCGTGCCGGGCCGCGCTCGGCGGGCGCGTCATTCTCTGCACAATTCCGCTCTCGCCGCTGCGGCGGGAGCGCATCGTCGATTATCGCGGCAAGGCGCGCCTTGCCGCGGCCTGGGAGCGGATGAACGCGGGCATTCTGGCGCTGGCGGAAGAACAGCCCGGAACCGTCGTGCTGGCCGCCGACGCGCTCGCCGCTCACGCGACATCGATATTCGCGCCCGATCGTATGCGGCACATCGCCGGACATGCGTTCACGCCCGACTTTTTGCGCGCCTACGCCGCCGAACTCGCGCGGGTCGCGCGGGCCGACCTCGGCCTCGCGAAAAAATGCCTCGTCCTCGATCTCGACAACACACTATGGGGCGGCGTCGTCGGCGATGATGGCGTCGCGGGACTGCGGCTCGGCGGCGCCTATCCGGGCTCGGCCTATCGCGAGCTACAGATCGTGGCGCGAGACCTCGTCGCGCAAGGCGTGATGCTCACCATCTGCTCCAAGAACGACGAGGCGATCGCGCGTGAAGCGATCGAGACGCATCCGGAGATGGCGCTGCGGCCCGAGCATTTCGTCGCCATGACCGCCGATTGGTCGCCGAAGCCCGACAATATTCGTCGCCAGGCGGAGAAGCTCAACATCGGCATCGACGCCATGGTCTTCGTCGATGATAATCCGGTGGAGCGCGGCGCGATGCGCGCCCTTGCGCCACAGGTGACGACCGTCGAGCTCCCCGCGGACCCGGCGTCCTATGCGACGGTCCTGCTCTCGCGCGGCGACTTCAACCTGCTCGAGCTCACCGACGAGGATCGCGAGCGGGTTTCGATGTATCGCGCCCAATCGGCGCGCGAGGAGCTCGCGGCCGAAAGCGCTTCTCTGGAGGATTATCTCGTCGGCCTCGACTCGCAGCTCGCCGTCGAACCGCTCGATCGGCTGAATGCGGGACGCATCGCGCAGCTCTTCGCAAAGACCAACCAGTTCAATCTCACCGGGCGCCGGTTCGGCGACGCCGAGATCGAAACGCTCCGCGCCGATGGCGTGCGTTTCTTCGGCGCGCGTCTTTCCGACCGGTTCGGCGACAATGGCCTGATCGCGGCGCTCGCGCTGGGCGCGGCGCCGGACGGCGCCTGGACCATCGAGAATTTCGTGCTGAGCTGCCGCGTATTCTCGCGCAATGTCGAAGGCGCGCTGGTGACGCTCGTCCTGCGCGCGGCGCGCGAACGCAATGCGCCGGCGGTCGACGGCTCCTTCGTCGAAACCGCCAAGAACAAGAAATTCGCCGACTTCTATCGCAATCTCGGCTTCGTCGAGACGGATGGGCGTTTTCGGCACGACCTCGAACAATTTCCCGAATGGCCGCGATGGATACGCGTCGTCGGCGGCGAGGAGGCCTTCCATGCTCGCTGAACGCACTGTCATCGAGATCGTCTCACAGCTTCTCGACGTCGAAGAGAGCGCGCTCGACGCAGACACGCCGTTCACGGCTATCGAAGGTTGGGATTCGGTGAATGCGATGCGCGTTCTGGTCTATCTGGAGCGCGAACTCGGAACCCCGGTCGATTTTCAGAGCTTCATGGCGGCGGAACGCATCGGCGATCTCTGGCGCGCCTGTGCGCAGGCGGTGACGCCGTGACACTTTCCGTGAGGCCGTTTCCGCGCGAGCGCGCGCACACTTACGCCTTCCTCGAGGATGCGCGGCGGACCTGCCATGTCCATCTGATGACGGATATCGACGCGACGCGCATCAAGGCGGCGCGCGCCGCCAGCGGCGGCAAGACGAGCTTCGTCAGCTATGTGGTGAAAGTGGCGGCCGATGCGGTCGCCGCTTGCCCGGAGGCGCGAGAGAGTCTTCGAGACGGTCTGCGCCCATGTCTGGCGACGATCCCGGACGTGAATGTGAAAGTTCTGTTCGACAAGACCATCGGCGCGCAACGATGCGTCGTGTCCGGCACGGTGACGAGCGCGCCATCGCGTTCGCTCGAGGATATTCAGCAGGCGATCGACGAATACAAACGCGCCGAAGTGACGAAAGCCGGGCCGTTCGCCGCATTGTGGACGTTGCAACGATTGCCGCTGCCTCTGCTTCGGTTCGCTTACAGGAGCGTGCTGCGCGATCCGACGCGCCGCGCCGCCTTGCAGGGCGCCTTCTCTGTCACCTCCGTCGGGCAGGAGCCGGTGCGCGCGATCTTTCCGATGATCGCCGGCACGCTCGGCTTCGGCGTCGGGCGGATCGCGGATGCGCCGATGGCGCGCGACGGCGAGGTCGTCGTCGCGCCGATGTTCACCTTATCGCTCGCTTTCGACCATCGCGTGCTCGACGGCGCGCTCGCGTCCGAATTGCTCGGAAACGTCAAACGAGGCCTGGAGACTTGGGGAGAAGCGTGACTATGCGGATGATCGAAACGGATGTGCTCGTCATCGGGGGCGGTCCGGCCGGCGCGCTGCTCTTCTGCCTGCTCGCGCGCCGCGGG containing:
- a CDS encoding helix-turn-helix transcriptional regulator, producing the protein MLSDMPNVERNALIELIDVLAEVDTSDKFVACMKGEMQRIVPHEWFICSVGRIGRNGIEPIHVVTHKFPDELFALISGSDPKVLDNPVLSRWWETRAPIAINFEDCSGSWPQVMAERAIKFDARNLLGHGQVDIGGAFVTYFSFHRIPQRLDRKQTLLLARIVPNLYAAFARAHPSFESAATVKRLNDGRGAELTPRQIEILEWLRQGKTNWEISVILGMSVDNVKYHVKQITRKLQVANRTQAVAEAASRSVI
- a CDS encoding 3-oxoacyl-ACP synthase III family protein → MRLVAFSEELPGAPVTNSELAASFGLHEQWLDQMTGNRSRHFCRLDAAPGAPRSAGDLATAAGAKALSAAGVAAEELEFLILTTASPDHLMPATVNLVADRLGVDGVPTLQITSGCAGALQGLFVARALLAGGLRRGLVIGADTCLKLWPSKRDLKQMKPAEMVNFALFGDGAGAAVVEAGANGPGLFVEHLFLRTVGRGRKPAQIVRWFGADGAQPSEPMGEEDYKAIERHVPEMAAAILAELVSATGWPLAEVDYVLTPQLNGVMTEKIRAGLGVRPEQAVSCVAETGNNGNALPFIQMRRLADRIETGFGDGARVFVATVESSKWIMSGMALRYAQEIRHAA
- a CDS encoding HAD-IIIC family phosphatase, translating into MQLDAVAQTKAARTNPLAELRALKRAGVGEAAGRIRELLTELEDALDLDAAGALLSGEAERAALAAAEGFRTQRIALLGSSTLDTVPNLLTALLARAGVAPTIRSAGFNQWRFEIMAGAPNLKDLAPRLVACLLDDQAVFEEIADPLDLAAVEARCKAFPAELGRWIDACRAALGGRVILCTIPLSPLRRERIVDYRGKARLAAAWERMNAGILALAEEQPGTVVLAADALAAHATSIFAPDRMRHIAGHAFTPDFLRAYAAELARVARADLGLAKKCLVLDLDNTLWGGVVGDDGVAGLRLGGAYPGSAYRELQIVARDLVAQGVMLTICSKNDEAIAREAIETHPEMALRPEHFVAMTADWSPKPDNIRRQAEKLNIGIDAMVFVDDNPVERGAMRALAPQVTTVELPADPASYATVLLSRGDFNLLELTDEDRERVSMYRAQSAREELAAESASLEDYLVGLDSQLAVEPLDRLNAGRIAQLFAKTNQFNLTGRRFGDAEIETLRADGVRFFGARLSDRFGDNGLIAALALGAAPDGAWTIENFVLSCRVFSRNVEGALVTLVLRAARERNAPAVDGSFVETAKNKKFADFYRNLGFVETDGRFRHDLEQFPEWPRWIRVVGGEEAFHAR
- a CDS encoding acyl carrier protein, with translation MLAERTVIEIVSQLLDVEESALDADTPFTAIEGWDSVNAMRVLVYLERELGTPVDFQSFMAAERIGDLWRACAQAVTP
- a CDS encoding 2-oxo acid dehydrogenase subunit E2, which translates into the protein MTLSVRPFPRERAHTYAFLEDARRTCHVHLMTDIDATRIKAARAASGGKTSFVSYVVKVAADAVAACPEARESLRDGLRPCLATIPDVNVKVLFDKTIGAQRCVVSGTVTSAPSRSLEDIQQAIDEYKRAEVTKAGPFAALWTLQRLPLPLLRFAYRSVLRDPTRRAALQGAFSVTSVGQEPVRAIFPMIAGTLGFGVGRIADAPMARDGEVVVAPMFTLSLAFDHRVLDGALASELLGNVKRGLETWGEA